In Miscanthus floridulus cultivar M001 chromosome 5, ASM1932011v1, whole genome shotgun sequence, one genomic interval encodes:
- the LOC136452048 gene encoding peroxidase 2-like, with protein sequence MKLSAAVVFALVAVQAAVLLAQASELEVGYYSKKCKGVENVVKWHVIRALKANRRTGAALVRLLFHDCFVRGCDGSVLLDASSDNPHPEKEAPVNIGLAAFDLLEEIKAAVEKRCPGVVSCSDILIYAARDAASVLSNGHVHFAVPAGRLDGFVSKAEEAQAELPDSTHDVQQLIDNFARKNFTVEELVILTGAHSIGQGHCSSFKGRLSEPSSQITPAYRDLLNYKCSQGFNPPVDNNVRDEDYDVVARFTPGFTSRVRKIPDFLDNSFYHNNLAKIVTFHSDWTLLTHKEAFGHVVEYADNGTLWDEDFSESLLKLSKLPMPAGSKGEIRKKCSVVNHLLY encoded by the exons atgaagctCTCGGCGGCAGTCGTCTTCGCGCTTGTGGCTGTCCAGGCGGCGGTGCTCCTTGCGCAGGCCAGCGAGCTAGAGGTCGGGTACTACAGCAAGAAGTGCAAGGGCGTGGAGAACGTGGTGAAGTGGCACGTTATCAGGGCGCTCAAGGCCAACCGCCGTACCGGCGCCGCTCTCGTCCGCCTCCTCTTCCATGACTGCTTCGTCAGG GGGTGCGATGGTTCTGTCCTCCTGGACGCTTCCTCCGACAACCCTCACCCTGAGAAGGAGGCGCCGGTGAACATCGGCCTCGCCGCCTTCGACCTCCTGGAGGAGATCAAGGCCGCCGTCGAGAAGAGGTGCCCCGGCGTTGTCTCCTGCTCCGACATCCTCATCTACGCCGCCCGCGACGCGGCCAGCGTCCTCAGCAACGGCCACGTCCACTTCGCCGTCCCCGCCGGCCGCCTGGACGGCTTCGTCTCCAAGGCTGAGGAGGCCCAGGCGGAGCTCCCAGACTCCACCCACGACGTGCAGCAGCTCATCGACAACTTCGCCCGGAAGAACTTCACCGTGGAGGAGCTCGTCATCCTCACCGGGGCGCACTCCATCGGCCAGGGCCACTGCTCCTCCTTCAAGGGCCGCCTCTCCGAGCCTTCGAGCCAGATCACCCCGGCGTACCGCGACCTGCTCAACTACAAATGCTCCCAGGGATTCAACCCGCCCGTGGACAACAACGTCCGCGACGAGGACTACGACGTGGTGGCGAGGTTCACGCCGGGGTTCACCAGCCGGGTGCGCAAGATTCCCGACTTCCTGGACAACTCCTTCTACCACAACAACCTCGCCAAGATCGTCACCTTCCACTCCGACTGGACGCTGCTCACGCACAAGGAGGCGTTCGGCCACGTCGTCGAGTACGCCGACAACGGCACGCTCTGGGACGAGGACTTCTCCGAGTCGCTGCTCAAGCTCAGCAAGCTGCCCATGCCAGCGGGAAGCAAGGGCGAGATCAGGAAGAAGTGCAGCGTCGTCAACCACCTTCTATACTAA
- the LOC136454550 gene encoding uncharacterized protein, which translates to MDLGPCVRLQADRAPRQARESPEVIEEIECEAPNTRDPPPQLFQTFVCHGDMMEVVEDEEELMKISKNHACQLKRAAPSIAENQRLCEYVETLEKMLAEAHTDQEKFQVEKMQLEAKNWELTNQLGDELDEAKKRAKTEARLAHDAKVEAENQALLEHEAKALAEKERDEALTVKKQLTKELNLIRTNSQGQFRDFELRLEAIKEKLKTISNGIKPMMDLIDQEVPDHN; encoded by the exons ATGGATCTTGGCCCATGCGTCCGACTACAAGCCGACCGGGCACCAAGGCAGGCAAGGGAGTCCCCCGAGGTGATTGAAGAAATTGAGTGCGAAGCACCAAATACCCGGGATCCTCCTCCTCAGCTTTTTCAGACCTTCGTGTGCCACGGAGATAtgatggaggtggtggaggatgaggag GAGCTAATGAAGATCTCCAAGAACCATGCATGCCAGCTAAAGCGGGCGGCTCCATCAATTGCTGAGAACCAGAGGCTATGTGAGTATGTGGAGACtctggagaagatgctggctgaAGCGCACACCGACCAGGAGAAGTTCCAAGTAGAAAAGATGCAACTGGAAGCGAAGAACTGGGAGCTGACAAATCAGCTAGGCGATG AGCTTGATGAAGCGAAGAAGCGGGCAAAGACCGAAGCACGCCTAGCGCATGATGCCAAGGTGGAGGCGGAGAACCAAGCTTTGCTAGAGCATGAAGCCAAAGCGCTAGCagagaaagaaagagatgaaGCTCTAACGGTGAAAAAACAACTCACCAAAGAACTAAACT TGATCCGAACCAATAGTCAGGGGCAGTTCCGTGACTTCGAGCTCCGGCTAGAGGCcattaaagaaaagttgaagacCATCTCCAATGGGATAAAACCCATGATGGATCTCATCGACCAAGAAGTGCCAGATCACAATTGA